The Streptomyces sp. JB150 genomic interval GCCGGCCGGCGGCGAAGACGGGAACGCCGGGGGCGAGGGCGCAGACGCCGGAGCCGAGGGAGAAGGCGAGGACGCAGCCGACGAGGACCGGGCGGCGCCCGAGCCGGTCGGTGAGGCTGCCGCAGCCCAGGGCGCCGAGCAGCATGCCGAAGGTGGTCCAGCTGCCCACGGTTCCGGCGCCGGACGCGTCCAGGCCGAACTCCGGGTCGTCGAGCAGGTACGGCAGCGCGGCGCCGTAGACCATGACGTCGAAGCCGTCGAAGAAGACGGCCGTCCAGCACAGGGCGAGCACGGACACCGCGGTGCCGGTCGCGGGCAGCAGCCGGGCCGGGCGTTCGCGGTGCGGGGCGAGAGGCGAGGTCGAGGAGGTCATGGGTCTCCGTCCTGACGGGTGACGGGATGACGGGGGGACGGGATGACGGGGGGTGCGGGGGGACGGGGCGGTTCGGGCGAGTGGGTCAGGCGACGTCGTACGGGTGACGTGGGACGGGTGACGTGAGGCGGGGCACAGACACGGCGGCGCCGGACCCCGGCGGGTGTCCGCCCGGGTCCGGCGCCGCCGGATGGCCTACTTGTCGTACCGGTACCACTTGGTGTGGTCGATGAGGTCGCGGGGCGTCATGGTGTGCCACGGGCCCAGCGGGGTGTCGATGTCGGGGACGTCCTTGGTGTCCACGAGCGGCAGGTAGTGCGGCACGTGGGGGTTGCGCTCCTGCCACAGGGCCCAGCACCGGTCGATCATGCAGTGGTTGAGGAAGAAGACCGGGTCGTTGGGCGAGCCGATGTACATCATGTGGCCGCCCACCCAGACGTGCCCGGCCGCGTGCAGCTTGCCGACCTTCTCCTCCCAGGGGAACTTGGTGTAGCCCTCCAGGTGGTTGCGGAAGCTGTTGTACGGCGCCTCGCCGCCGGAGGTGTGGTTCCACGGCGGGCAGTCGTAGACCGGCAGCGCGAGGGTGTCGTCGAGTTCCTTGGGCGTGGGCAGTTTGTCGGTGAGGGTGCCCATGTCACGGACGAGGTAGTCGCGCTCGTCGTGGGTGTAGTTGCCGTTGAGGGCGGGGTTCTCGTCGCCGACGGGCACCACGCTGACGTTCAGCACCCAGCCGTTGTCCCGGGCGAACGGGCCGGTCATCACCCGGCGGTCGCCCGGCCGGCCGTTGCCGCCCATGAACTCCTCGTCCCACAGCGGCGAGTCCTCACCGTGGTCGATGGTCCAGTCCCAGTACGGCAGGGTGACGCGCGGGTCGACCTTCTGCAGGGCGCGCTCGAAGCGCAGCAGGTACTGCCGGTGCCAGGGCAGGAAGCCGGGGTTGATGTGGCCGAGCCGCTTGCCGGTCTCCTTGTCCAGGTAGTCCACGGAGTTGATGCGTATGTGCAGGTCCACGAACTTGTCGTAGATCCCTCTGCGCTTGATCTCCAGGACCGCGTTGACGAAGCGGCGCTTCTCCTCGGCGGTCATGTCCAGGTGGTTCTTGCGGATGTGCACCATGACGGGTCCCGTTCGGAAAGAGAGAGGTCGGACGTTGACCTGGGCGGCGGCTCAGACCGTGGTGACGTGGGAGTGGGTGCCGTGCCCGGGCAGGAGGGCCGCTCCGCGCAGCTCCTCGACGGCCCGGCGCGCGGCGTGCAGCGGGGTGGGCGCCATCTCGTAGTGGCACATCGAGCTGAGGTAGGCGTCGTCCGCGAACTTCATCAGGTGCAGCGGACGGCCGTCGATGAAGACGCCGCCGCCGGCCGCGGCGGACGCGACGCGTATGGTGCGCCCCTGGTACCGCTCGGTGTACTCGGTGTCGTCGGCGGTGCCGGCCGGGCGCGCGTCGGCGGCGGTGCCGTTCGGCTCCTGATCGGCGGCCCCGGTGACGAAGGGGACGGCGGCGGCCGCGGCGGCCAGGGCCGCGCCCGCGGTGAGCTTGACCATCTCACGGCGCTCGATTGTCATGATCATGACCTTCCTGTGGATCGGCTGGACACGAGGAGGCGAGGAGGGCGAGGGGGGAAGCCGTGCGGTGCCGCGGTCAGGCGGCCGTCGCCCCCGCCCCGGACACCACCACGCCCTTCGGTTCCAGCAGGAACTGGGTGTAGTTGTCGTCGTGCGGGATGCCGGGGACCGCGGTCCACGGCAGGACGGTGCCGCGGGTCACCTTGCGCACGCTCGGCTCCCGGATCACCGCCTCCGCCAGCTCCGCACGGGCGGTCAGCAGGTTCAGCACGAGCGAGTCCCGCAGCGGCGCCACCCCGTCGGCCTCCGTCCAGGGGGCGACGACCACGAACGGGAACGGCAGCTCCACCCCGACGGCCGGGTGGTCCGCCCGGTCGGCCGCGAGCACCACCGGCCGCAGCAGGAACGATCCGTCGGCCAGTTCGACCACCGGGCCCGAGCCGTCGATCCGGGCCGAGTGGTCGACCAGGCCCTCCCGCACCGCGTCGAGCTGCCCGCGGATCCGCTCCGCCCGCTCCCGGTCCGCGACCAGGAGCGTGGCACCCCGCTCCGTCGCCGGCACCGAGGGCAGCTCGGCCAGCCGCCGGGCCAGCCGTTCGGCCACCTCCCCGACCGGGCGGGTGGTGAGCACCGCGGACAGGTTGGTGCACCGGGTGCCGCCGTCGAAGGAGGCGGACACCGCCAGGTGGTCGATCACCGCGTCGTCGGGCTCCACGTCCACGAACGCCTTGGTCCTCCCCGGCCCGCGCACCGCCACCGACTCCTGCCCCTGCCACCGCCGCACCGCGCTGTCGCCGCCGTAGACGATCCCGCGGTCGGCCTCGCGCAGCAGGAACTCCCCGGTCTGGTGCGAGGCGGGCAGAAAGGCCACCTTGTGCGCGGGCAGACCGGCCGCGAGCAGCGCCCGCATCAGCCGCCGGGCCGAGAAGGGGTCGCGGCTGCCGGGCTTGACGGCCACGCTGTAGCCGTGGAAGAGCGCCTGCGCCCAGGTGACGTTGGGCACCGGGTGGTTGCTCGCCATCACCGCCGCGAAGACCCGGCCCCGCGGCACCCAGCGGGTATCGAATCCCTGCCCGAAGCCGGTGCGCGGCAGCTCCGCGGCGGTCGTCTCGGGCAGCTCCCGCAACTCGGCCACCAGGTCGGCGACCGCCTGCTCGATCGCCGCCGCGGTCAGCCCGGTGGCGTGCGCCACGTGCGCGGCGTAATCCTGCGGGCTCTCGCCCTCCAGGGTGGCCGTGGCGAACAGCTCGGCGGCCTCGGCGAACACGTCCTCGCCGGGGGGCCGGCCGTCGGCGCGCTCCCGCAGCTCCCGCAGCGCCGCCAGCGCCATCAGCCGCGGCGCGGTGCCCACGTCGGCGAGGTCGCCGCCGCGCACGTCCGGCACCCGGGTGCGGTCGGAGCTGGTCAGCGTCCGGCCGCAGACGAAGGGGTCGACGGTCACAGGGCTCACGCCGGTCATCAGTAGACCCCCTCGATCACGCGTACGTCGTCCAGGCGGCGGTAGGTCTGCACGTCCGCGAGTCCCTCCACCGGGGAGCCGGGCCGGGCGGGAACGCGGATCGCGCTGTCGCGTTCCAGCACGTTGGGCAGGAACATCTCCTCGCTCACCAGGTGCAGCCGCACCCGGCCGCGCTCCCCGTCGGCGACCGGCCGGCCCTCGTCGTCCACCAGTTCGAGGCGGGTGGTCTCGGGGAACGGCTCGAACACGCACCGGTGTTCGTCACCGGGGACGGCCGGCCGCTGCGGAGCCACGCCCATCAGGCTGTTGCCGTAGATGCCGACGACCGTCGCCTCCGGGAAGAACACCTCCTCCAGCTGACGGAGGTTCTCGGCGCTGATGGACGTACCGGCCCAGAGGACGGCGCGGACCTTGGCGCGGACCGCCTCGTACAGCGCGGGGCGGGCGCAGATGGCCTCCAGCAGCGGGGGCGTGGTGTTGAGCACCGCCACGTCCTGGGTGGCGAGGATGGTCTCCGCCTGGTCCAGCAGATGCTGGACGTACTCGTCGGCGTCCGCCTCACGGCCCTGCGCCAGCAGCCGCTTGACCCAGCGCGGGTCCAGGTCGACCGTGTGGAAGAGCCCGTTGCCGAGCGCGGCGTAGCGGGAGACGTCGTAGCCGATCACATGGGGGCCGCTCGGGCCCAGGTGCAGCCAGTCGCCCTCGGCGGGCACCCCGGCCTCGATCAGGCGCTGCCGCGCCCAGACCAGCATCCGCGCACGGTAGCCGCCGTCCACGATGCGCTTGGGCGACCCGGTCGTCCCGCCGGAGTCGTAGACCCGGAACGGCCGGTCCGCCAGGCCGCGCGGGATCAGGTCCCGGACGGGCACCCGGCGCAGCTCGGCGCTCACGTCGGGGAACCGGGTGAGGTCGGCCAGGCCGTGCACCTCGGTGAGCGGGTCGAAGCCGAGCGCGGGGCGCTTGGCGAGCCAGAACGGCGACCCGGTGTCCTCCCCGAAGTGCCAGGCCACCGTCTTCCGTACATGCAGGTCGAATGCGGTGTTCGTGACTGTTGTCGTCATGGCTGGATGCGCTCCTCAACGCGGAAAGGCGCCGACCCGTCCATCCTTCGGCCGACGCCTATCGCTGCTGTATCGCCGTTGTTTTTCCGCCGGGGGTGCCGCGCCGGGCCTCGCCGCGGCACCCCCGGCCGTCACGCGTCGCGCCGGCCGAGCGTCAGCGCGGTCAGCGCGCCCACGAGCGGGAAGACCGCCACCACGAGGAGCAGGTCGGTCAGCGACATCGACTTCACCAGGGCTCCCGCCGTGGCGCTGCCCACGCCGCCGCCGACGAAGAAGGTGAGGTTGAGCAGGCCCATCGCACCGCCGCGCAGGGCGGGCTCGACGCGCGCGGACATCAGGGCGGTGGTGATGACCTGGGTGACCGCGAACGCGGCGAAGCCGAGGGAGGCACCGATCACCACCGGCGCGGGGTGGGACAGCGCGACGGAGAGCGCCAGCACGACCGCCATGGCCGCCGCGATGCCGCTCAGCAGCACGCTGCCGCCCCGGCCGCCGGTCAGCTTGCCCGCCGTCCGGGACAGCACGGCACCGACGACCGCGCCCGGCAGCAGCCACGCGCCCACCGCCAGCACGCTCCAGCCGTGCTCGCCGACCAGGATCTGCGGCACCGCGTACATCGCGGCGAACAGACCGGCGTAGACGCCGATGCCGGTCACCGCGGCCCGCAGGAAGACGCCGTCCGAGACGAGCCGGCGCGGCACGAAGGCCGCCTGCACCGCGCGGACCCGCAGCAGCAGCCCCACGGCGGACGCCAGCAGCGCCGCGGCCAGCGCGATCACCACCGGAGCGGACAGCCCCAGCGCGTACGACTGGATGAGCAGCAGGAACGACATCGCCGCGACCGTCAGCAGCAGGGCGCCGGGCAGGTCCAGCGGCCGTCCGCTGCCCCGCCGGGCGGCTGCGGCCCGCAGGCACAGCGGCACCGCGAGCAGCGACAGCGCGGGCAGGACCAGGGTGATACGCCAGGTCACCCACTGGGTGAACACACCGCCCGCGAGGGTCGCGCTGGCCGAGAAGACCGCCATCGTCGCGCCGAAACCACCCAGCACCGCGGCCCGGTCGGCCGGGGCGGCCGAGGCCGACAGCGCCAGCGCGCCCGAGGTCATGGCCCCCGAGCCGGCGGCCAGCACGAAACGGCCCGCCACCAGGGTGCCGATGTCGGGCGCCACCAGGCAGATCACGGTACCGAGGGCGAGCACCAGCGAGCCGAGCAGCAGGGACGCGCGCACTCCACGCGAGTCGGCCAGCCGGCCGAACAGGGCCGTGCCGACACCCAGCGCGAGGGCGTGGGCGGTCAGCACCCAGGCGGCGGCCGAGGGAGTGGCGTCCAGCGACGCGGCGACGTCCGGCAGGGCGACACCGGCCGCGGTGACACCGAAGACGGCGGGGCCGAACAGCGCGCCGTAGCGCAGCCCCGCGGAGCGGGCACTGAGCGGAGCGGGGTGGTCGGCCGTGACGGACACGGCCTGTTCTGTGGTCATGGGAGATCCCTCTGCGGAGACGAAGGAGAAGAGGAGGAGAGAGGAGAGAGGACAGAGGAGGGAGGAGGGGAGGAGGGGAGGAGGAGAGCAGGGCAGAGCAAGGGAGGGGAGGGGAGAGCTGGAGGGGGAAAGCCAGGGGAGAGGCGGAGGCGGGAAGGAGAAGGCCGGAGGCGCCCGAGGCGGGGGGCAGGGCGGTCCGGGGCGGATCAGTCGTGCTCGGGGCGCAGCGCGTGGCCCCGGCGGAACAGGTTGTCCGGGTCGTAGTGGTCCTTCAGCCGGTCCAGGCGGGCGCGGGTCCGCTCGTCGTAGCAGTCCGCCGCGGCGTCGGCCGTGTCGGGGCCGGCGAGGAAGTTGACGTACCGGCGGCCCGTGCCCCAGCCGGAGAGGGGGGCGAGCACCCGGTCCGGGGAGCCGGGCAGCGAGAGGGTCGACAGGGTGAAGGCGCCGTCGCGGTTGCCGACGGCGTTCGGCACGGCCGGCGGCCGGGACAGCGCCCCGCCGAGCTGCCGCACCTCGACCATCGGGTCGGTGCAGTCGGCGTCCGGCCCGGCCACCTCCAGCAGCCGTTTTAGGGCCGCGTCGTCCAGGTCGCGCAGCACGATGTTGCGTTCGTGGTAGGGCAGCGGCTCGGTCGGGTCCTGGTGGATGTCGGCGACGTCGGTGTACGGCATCTCGCGGACGGTGTCGGCCAGCGCCGCGCCGACGGCCCGCAGCGGGCGCACCAGGCGCTCACCCTCTTCCGCCGGTCCGGTGAAGGCGATGCGGACATGGACGGCGAGCCGCCCGGCGGGGTGGCCGGCAACCCCGGGCAGGCCGGGCAGCCGCAGCAGGGCCACCGACGAGGTCATGGACTCGGGCACCCGGCGGGTCCAGTCCCGCCAGGTCCGCAGCAGCGGTGCGGCGAGTTCGCCCGGGAAGTACAGGCCCCCGCCGTACAGCCGGCGGACCGGCACGAGGCGGAACTCCAGGTCCGTGACGACACCGAAGTTGCCCTTGCCGCCCCGCACCGCCCAGAACAGGTCGGCGTCCGCCTCCGGGGTGACGGTGCGGTGCCGTCCGTCGGCGGTGACGATCCGGAACCGGGTCACGTGGTCCGCTGCGTAGCCGTACTGCCGGCCGAGCGGTCCGAGGCCGCCGCCCAGGGTGTAGCCCACGACGCCCACCAGCGGGGAGGAGCCGTTGAGCGGGGCGAGGTGGTGGTAGGCGGCGGCCGCGATGACCTGGTGCCACTGGGCACCGGCCTCGACGCGCGCGATCCGGGTCAGCGGATCGACGGCCACGGTGTTCATCCGGCGGGTGCTGATCAGCAGGGCGTGCTCGTCGGGGGCGGCGATGCCGTGACCGGTGGCCTGGACCCCGACGGCGAGTCCGCGTTCGCCCGCGAACCGGACGGCGGCGACCACGTCGTCGGGGTGCACCGCCGCCACGATCAGCCGGGGCCGGTGCCGGGCGATCTCGTTGAAGCCCGCCAGCTCCGCCTCGTAGCCGGGGTCGCCGGGCAGGAGGACCTCACCCTTCACCTGGCCGACGAGGCGGTCCACCGCGCTGTTCTCGACTTCGTACTGCTGCGCTGAGCTGGTCACGGGCAGATCCCTCTCTGTGCGTTGCGGCCCTTGGCGCGCGGGCCACGACCGGCGACGGGATCGAGTCTTTCCGTCGCCACACAGACCGGCCATCCCCAGCCGGAGAGGGAGTCCGCCGGTGCCGCCTCCCTAAATTGAGGGGGACGGCAGGAGGCGACGGGGGGTGGTCGGGGAGTCCGTCAGACTGGTCGGACCGAACAGCAGGTTCCGCCATTCCTCGGACTGGGTACGGGCTTCGGAGCTGCCCAGGATGAGACGTTCCAGCGACCGCAGCCGCTCGCCGGGCTCGATGCCCAGTTCCTCGCTGAACCGCCGCCGGGTGGTGCGGAACAGCGCCAGCGCGTCGGCCGTGCGGCCGGACTGGAACAGGGCGATCATCAGCTGCGCGATCAGCGTCTCGCGGAAGGGGTGCTCGGTCACGTGGTGGGTGAGTTCACCCAGGATCCGCCGGTGGTAGCCGAGGCGCAGCTCCAGTTCGAAGCAGTCCTCCAGGGCGGAGTGGTAGTCCTCGTGGTACTTGAGGGCGACGCTGTCCAGCAGCGGGCTGCCGAGACCGGCGCCGAGCGGTCCGCGCCACAGTGCGAGGGCCTCGCGGAACAGCCCGACCACCTCGCCGGGCGCCCTCGTGCGTGCCTCCAGCCGGGCCTGGCCGATCAGCCGGGCGAACCGGTGCAGGTCGATGTCGTCGTCGCGGACCTGGAGTTGGTATCCGGTCTTGTGCGTCTCGATGGTGGCGGGAACATCACCGCCGGCGAATTGCCGACGTAATGACGAAATACAGATGCGTATCTGACTGCGGTCCGTGACGGGCGGGGAGTCGTCCCATATGGCTCTTATCAGGCGCTCCACCTCGATGACCCGGTTGCTTTCCAGCAGCAGCATGTTCAGCAGAATGCGCTGCCGATCTCCACTGAGTTTCACCTCTCCCTTGGCCCCGTGCACGACAAGAGGCCCGAGCGCCAGAAATGCAGGGTTCCCGGTCATGATCCCCCCGAAGTCTTGGCGGCGATACGGAGTCGCCGCCTCTCCGTAGCTCACCAGCTCGGCAGGAACTTTAGTCCCCATCCTTCCGGCGCAGCCAACTGATGGCTTATTTCCCTACCCAGCCGCACCATTTCATCCAGCAGACGTGCCCGGTCGAGGCCGCCCGCGTCCAGTGCTCTCAACTTCGCCCGATTTACCAGCTCGACCATCAGGACTTTCGCCGTCTCGTCGTCCGATGCCACGAAGACGTCGACGGGCTGCTGGTCCAGCTCGCCGCGGTAGATGGATTCGGCGTCCCCGGCGGGGCACGCCCTGACCCAGCGGGCCTCGGGCGCGACGTCGACCAGATCCCGCATGCGTCGCCCGGCGGTCCGCTCGTGCGGCGCGGTGACCTCCACGAGCACCTTCCCGGCGAGCGTTCCCGCCCTGGTCCGCAGGGCCTGGGCGCTCTCGTCCCGCGGTGCCGCGAGGATCACCAAATCTGGCTGAAAGGACACATGTGCGGTGCAGGCGACGACGGCTCCGGGAGTTCCGGCGGCGGCTTCCCGGGCCACTGCGCGGGCTCGTCCGATACGGCGATCGGCCAGCAGGACGACCGCGCCCGCGACGGCAGCCCGCCGCGCCATCGCCCTGCCCATGTCGCCCGCCCCGATGACTCCCACTCTCATTGCTGGTCGGCTCCCGCTCCTGGCCTGCACGGACGGAACGTTTCGGTGGGCACGGGCGGCCCCGCGCCGCGGACCACCTCGTTCCGGCCGCCACCCTTCCGCAACCCGCGCGGCTTTTCATCCCCGCATTCGAGGGGAGTCGCGCCCGCGCCCGCCGGCGCATACCCCTCAAGTGCGGGGTTGGCCGCGGACCGGCGGCCTGCGACCATCGGACGGTGACCAGTGCCCAGCCGACCCGAGTCGACACCGGACGCACCGAACTCCTCAGCCGAGCCGCGCGGAGCACCGATCCGCTCGCCATGTTCGCGGAGACCTCCCACCACCTGCGCAGGCTCATGCCGTACGACGCCGCGGTCTGGCGGGTCACGGATCCGCAGACCGGGATGATGGCCGCCCCCATCCGCGCCGAGAACCTGGACGAGAAGGGCTGCGCGGTCTACTGGGAGTGCGAACTGTTCACGGAGAACGTCAACCTCTACCGCGACCTGGCCCAGGCCGAGCGGCCGGTGGCGGGGCTGCGCGAGGCCACCGGCGACCTGCCCGCGCGCAGCAGCCTGTTCCAGGCGTTCATGAAGCCGCGCGGCCTGCAGGACGAGTTACGGGCCGTGCTCCGCGTCGGCGGACGCCCGCACGGGCACATCAGCCTCTTCCGCGCGAAGGGCCGTCCGGCGTTCGGACCGGCCGAGACCAAGCTCATCGAGAGTCTGATCACCCCCCTGGCCAGGAAGCTGCGCTCGTTCGCCGGAACCGTCCCGCAGTCCCTGCCCGACACCCCGCACGGCCCCGGCCTGCTGCTGTTCGACGCGACCGGCACGCTGCTGTCCGCGAACGACGACGCGCTGGCCCACCTCGAGGACCTGCCCGAGGGTCCCGCCGTGCGGGCGGCCTCCGGACTGGAGGTGCCGGCCTGGATCCAGTCCACCGCGCTGAAGGCCCGCGCGATCGCCCAGGAGCGGGACCGGGGGCACGCCCGGGTGCGGGTGCGCGCCCGCAGCGGCCGCTGGCTGGTGTGCCACGCCTCGTGCCTGCGGGAGGCGGACGGTTCGCTCGGCCCCTCCGCGGTGGTGATCGAACCGGCGAAGACCTCCGAGGTCGTGCCGCTCATCGTGGACGCCTACGAGCTGACCGAGCGCGAGACCGAGGTGACCCAGTGCATCGCCCGCGGGCTGTCCACCGGCCAGATCGCCCAGGAGCTCCACCTGTCGCCGCACACGGTCCGCGACTACGTGAAGGCCGTCTTCGAGAAGGTCGGCGTCTCCAGCCGCGGCGAGCTGGTCGGCAAGCTGTTCACCGAGTACTACGCGCCCCGCGCCGAGCCGGGCATCGTCCGCGTCCACGACAGCTGAGGACGGCGCCTCCCTGGCTGCCCCTCTTCCGGCTGCCCTGCCTCTTCCGGCTGCCCTGAGCCCCTGCCTCCCGCGCCTCCCTGACGACGGCATGACAGGGTGACGGATACACTCACCGCCGGCAACAGGCGCCCCTCGGGGCACGGCAGTCACAGGGGAGGCCGCGGTGGCGGTGAACGCCAAGAAGATCGCCGTCTATCTGATCGTGGTCTTCGTGCTGTACGTGATCATCACGGACCCGGCCAAGGCCGCCGACTACGTCCAGATAGGCTTCGAGGGCATATCGGACGCCGCGGGGGCACTGGGCGACTTCGCGACGTGGGTCGCCAACGGAGGAAAGTCATGATCCGCCACCTGGTCCTGTTCAAGCTCGACGCGGACGTCGACCGCGACGACCCCCGTGTGGTCAAGGGGGTCGAGACGTTCCGCGCGCTCGAGGGGCGGATCCCCGAGATCCGCTTCTGGGAGCTGGGCTGGAACATCAGCGACCGCCCCATCGCCTACGACTTCGCCATCAACTCGGGCTTCGACGACGCCGACGCGCTGCGCCGGTACGTGGAGCACCCGGATCACCAGGCGGGTGTGGCGCTCTGGAAGGAGTTCGCCACCTGGGTGATCGCGGACTACGAGTACTGAGCCGCGCACACCCCTCGACTCCGGCCCCCCGCCCTCCCGGCGGGGGGCTTTTTCCTACCGCATATAGGGCCTTTTGCCCCAACTCATCCCTCAACACGGCGTTATGAGGTGCTTGCACACAGTGCACATGTCTTGTGATGCTATGACCGCTTTTGACGGATGAGTTGACCGATGAAGAGGTGGCGTTGACCGTGTCGGCCAGTACTGCGCCGCCCCAGGAGACCGCACCGCGCAGCCGCGGTGCCGACACCCGGGCCCTCACCCAGGTCCTCTTCGCCCAGCTCAAGGAACTGGAGCCGGGCACGCCGGAGCACGACCGGGTGCGCGGGGCGCTCATCGAGGCCAACCTCCCGCTCGTGCGGTACGCCGCCGCCCGCTTCCGCTCCCGCAACGAGCCCATGGAGGACGTCGTCCAGGTCGGCACCATCGGGCTCATCAACGCCATCGACCGCTTCGACCCCGACCGGGGCGTGCAGTTCCCGACCTTCGCGATGCCGACCGTGGTCGGCGAGATCAAGCGCTACTTCCGCGACAACGTGCGCACCGTCCACGTACCGCGCCGGCTGCACGAGCTGTGGGTGCAGGTCAACAGCGCGACCGAGGACCTGACCACCGCCTTCGGACGCTCCCCGACGACCGCCGAGATCGCCGAGCGGCTGCGGATCTCCGAGGACGAGGTGCTGTCCTGCATCGAGGCCGGGCGGTCGTACCACGCCACCTCGCTGGAGGCCGCGCAGGAGGGCGACGGACTGCCGGGACTGCTCGACCGGCTCGGCTACGAGGACCCCGCGCTGGACGGCGTGGAGCACCGGGACCTCGTCCGGCACTTGCTGGTGCAACTGCCGGAACGCGAGCAGCGCATCCTGCTGCTGCGCTACTACAGCAACCTGACCCAGTCACAGATCA includes:
- a CDS encoding RNA polymerase sigma factor SigF, with product MTDELTDEEVALTVSASTAPPQETAPRSRGADTRALTQVLFAQLKELEPGTPEHDRVRGALIEANLPLVRYAAARFRSRNEPMEDVVQVGTIGLINAIDRFDPDRGVQFPTFAMPTVVGEIKRYFRDNVRTVHVPRRLHELWVQVNSATEDLTTAFGRSPTTAEIAERLRISEDEVLSCIEAGRSYHATSLEAAQEGDGLPGLLDRLGYEDPALDGVEHRDLVRHLLVQLPEREQRILLLRYYSNLTQSQISAELGVSQMHVSRLLARSFQRLRSANRIEA